In one Sebastes umbrosus isolate fSebUmb1 chromosome 13, fSebUmb1.pri, whole genome shotgun sequence genomic region, the following are encoded:
- the stx19 gene encoding syntaxin-19: protein MRDRLEELQQRAQEFSEAQSENPSPFSAEGDNDDSVAVITPQAVVFEEEPIIESFLSEAQQIRDDITILDIEVLKFGQQQKTLVATMRRFSVMKKESSITRDIKLKAESIHRRLEALSKQVQRTADQQGPTAITTRIQRSQHTALYRKFQQVMLQHNEGLLTKQERCKHFIIRQLEVSGRDTTEEEVNEMVDTGKWEVFNENLLNDARITRSQLSEIEQRHKELLSLENNMKELKDLFVDIFMLVEQQGAYIENIQTNVERTQDYVAVSNEKFKTAARYKKKNPLRQLCCCCCPPWRCCL from the exons ATGAGAGACCGcttggaggagctgcagcagagggCTCAAGAGTTTTCTGAGGCACAGAGTGAGAATCCCAGCCCTTTCTCAGCGGAGGGTGATAATGACGACTCTGTGGCGGTCATCACGCCTCAGGCTGTGGTGTTCGAGGAAGAGCCAATCATTGAGAGTTTCCTGTCTGAAGCTCAGCAAATCAGAGATGATATCACAATACTGGACATAGAG GTCCTGAAGTTTggccagcagcagaagacctTGGTGGCAACCATGCGTCGCTTCAGTGTGATGAAGAAAGAGAGCAGTATAACCCGGGACATCAAGCTCAAGGCTGAGAGCATCCATCGACGCTTAGAAGCCCTTTCAAAACAGGTCCAAAGGACTGCGGACCAGCAGGGACCCACTGCTATTACAACGCGAATACAGCGCTCCCAGCATACAGCGCTCTACCGCAAATTCCAGCAG GTAATGCTGCAGCATAATGAGGGTCTGCTGACCAAGCAGGAGCGCTGTAAGCACTTCATTATCCGTCAGCTGGAGGTATCTGGAAGGGATAcgacggaggaggaggtgaatgaGATGGTGGACACGGGAAAATGGGAAGTCTTCAATGAAAACCTGCTGAATGATGCCAGAATCACACGGTCGCAACTATCTGAGATTGAACAGCGACACAAG GAGCTGTTGAGTCTGGAGAACAACATGAAGGAGCTCAAGGACCTGTTCGTGGACATTTTCATGCTGGTGGAGCAACAAGGGGCCTACATTGAAAACATCCAGACCAACGTAGAGAGGACGCAGGATTACGTGGCTGTGTCTAATGAGAAGTTCAAGACGGCCGCCAGATACAAGAAGAAGAACCCACTTCGacagctgtgctgctgctgctgccctcccTGGAGATGCTGCTTATAA